A single Columba livia isolate bColLiv1 breed racing homer chromosome 22, bColLiv1.pat.W.v2, whole genome shotgun sequence DNA region contains:
- the OPTC gene encoding opticin gives MWALAWLGIASLCLGTAWAVPAKERRKAEKPKAHLALYENLDLDNYDLTLDNYGEILDLSNYEELYDYGDLAPKIEVGTLAPRPKDPAAPPDLSTTAETPKLQLLSTAGPVPPAPIPVQALPSCQLCLCIGTSVYCDDADLEHIPPLPPETTYLYARFNRIGTIQASDFTGLKKLKRIDLSSNSITRADADAFRLLPSLQELILPENRLTALPELPRSIVRLDARLNSIPSTGLRPDAFRDLKQLQFLHLSDNQLDYIPAPLPESLRSLHLQNNNIQTMHKDTFCDSQDHSQVRRALEDIRLDGNPINLSLFPNAYFCLPRLPTGRFS, from the exons ATGTGGGCCCTGGCCTGGCTGGGCATCGCCAGCCTGTGTCTGGGGACAGCCTGGGCTGTCCCAgccaaggagaggaggaaggcagagaagcCAAAAGCTCATCTTGCACTCTATGAAAACCTGGACCTGGACAACTATGACCTGACATTGGACAACTACGGTGAGATCCTTGACCTGAGCAACTATGAGGAGCTCTATGACTACGGGGACCTTGCTCCAAAG ATTGAGGTCGGCACCCTGGCTCCTCGCCCCAAGGACCCCGCGGCTCCCCCAGACCTGAGCACCACGGCTGAAACCCCgaagctgcagcttctgagcACGGCCGGCCCTGTGCCCCCAGCTCCCATCCCTGTGCAGG ccctgcccagctgccagctctgcctgtgcatCGGCACCTCCGTCTACTGCGACGACGCCGACCTGGAGCACATCCCACCGCTGCCACCAGAGACCACCTACCTCTACGCCCGCTTCAACCGCATCGGCACCATCCAGGCCAGCGATTTCACGGGGTTGA AGAAGCTGAAGCGAATAGACCTGAGCAGCAATTCCATCACCCGGGCAGACGCAGACGCCTTCCGCCTGCTGCCCAGCCTGCAGGAGCTCATCCTGCCCGAGAACAGGCTGACGGCGCTGCCCGAGCTGCCCCGCAGCATCGTCCGGCTGGACGCCCGTCTcaacagcatccccagcactgGGCTCCGGCCTGACGCTTTCcgg GACCTGAAGCAGCTGCAGTTTCTCCATCTGTCTGATAACCAGCTGGATTATATCCCAGCACCCCTGCCCGAGAGCCTGCGCTCCCTGCACCTCCAG AACAACAACATCCAGACCATGCACAAGGACACGTTCTGCGACAGCCAGGACCACAGCCAGGTGCGCAGGGCACTGGAGGATATCCGCCTGGACGGCAACCCCATCAACCTCAGCCTCTTCCCCAACGCCTATTTCTGCCTCCCCCGCCTGCCCACTGGCCGCTTCTCCTGA
- the PRELP gene encoding prolargin, with product MKVAFGLLLPLVLVLVSEVSGQRRKPPRKPTRPPPEFVEPVEPTELPPPLPPGPPSVFPDCPRECYCPPDFPSALYCDSRNLRKVPIIPPRIHYLYLQNNFIDDLPEESFRNATGLKWVNLDNNRIRKVDRRVLEKLENLIFLYMEKNQLKEVPAFLPPNLEQLRLSRNQISKIPAGVFNKLENLVLLDLHHNKLSDGVFNKNTFKGLKNLMQLNLAHNILRKMPPGVPSAIHQLFLDRNNIEDIPSDYFKEFPNLAFIRLNYNQISDKGLPKDSFNLTNLLVLHLAHNKLTNVPFISPKLEHLYLNNNSIEKINGTQICPTSLMSIQDFSPSDLDSVPRLRYLRLDGNLLKPPIPLDLMMCFRLLQSVVF from the exons ATGAAGGTGGCCTTCGGCTTGCTTCTCCCGCTTGTTCTTGTGCTGGTCTCGGAGGTGAGCGGGCAGCGGAGGAAACCCCCCCGGAAACCCACCCGCCCGCCTCCCGAGTTCGTCGAGCCCGTCGAGCCCACGGAGCTgcccccgccgctgccgccgggcCCCCCCTCCGTCTTCCCTGACTGCCCCCGGGAATGCTACTGTCCCCCGGACTTCCCCTCTGCCCTCTACTGTGACAGCCGCAACCTGCGGAAGGTCCCCATCATCCCACCACGCATCCACTACCTCTACCTGCAGAACAACTTCATCGACGACCTCCCGGAGGAGTCCTTCAGGAACGCCACGGGGCTCAAATGGGTCAACCTCGACAACAACCGGATCCGGAAGGTGGACAGGCGGgtcctggagaagctggaaaaCCTCATCTTCCTCTACATGGAGAAGAACCAGCTCAAGGAGGTGCCCGCCTTCCTGCCGCCCAACCTGGAGCAGCTGCGGCTGAGCAGGAACCAGATCTCCAAGATCCCTGCTGGGGTCTTCAACAAGCTGGAGAACCTGGTGCTCTTGGACCTGCACCACAACAAGCTGAGCGACGGGGTCTTCAACAAAAACACCTTCAAGGGACTCAAGAACCTCATGCAACTCAACCTCGCCCACAACATCCTGAGGAAAATGCCCCCTGGGGTGCCCAGTGCCATCCACCAGCTCTTCCTGGACAGGAACAACATTGAAGACATCCCCAGTGACTACTTCAAGGAGTTCCCCAACCTGGCGTTCATCCGGCTCAACTACAACCAGATCTCGGACAAGGGGCTGCCCAAGGACTCCTTCAACCTCACCAACTTGCTGGTCTTGCACCTGGCCCACAACAAGCTCACCAACGTGCCTTTCATCAGCCCCAAGCTGGAGCACCTCTACCTGAACAACAACTCCATCGAGA AAATCAACGGGACGCAGATCTGCCCCACCTCGCTGATGTCCATCCAGGATTTCTCGCCGTCGGACCTGGACAGCGTGCCCCGGCTGCGGTACCTGCGGCTGGACGGGAACCTCCTCAAGCCCCCCATCCCCTTGGACCTCATGATGTGTTTCCGCCTCCTGCAGTCCGTGGTTTTCTag